From the genome of Pseudomonas migulae:
GAGCCGTTTCGGTCGCGAGATCATCGCTTTTTCGACCTTGTTATATGCACCGTTCTACGCGTTGAAAAAAATCCCCCTGTACATCGGCTTCGTGCTGAAGCGACAGGTCGAGTGGGTGCGGTCGAAGAGGGACGATAACTAATGCACGCTTCGTCCTGGCAACACCGCTGGCAAACCATTACCCGCAAACTCAGGGTGGTCAGCGACGTTGATGATGAGCAACGATTGATTGAGGTGCTGTCCAGGCCGGACGCGACGACCGTGCTCGGATTCGCCAATGCCCATGCCATGAACCTGGTGGCAATCAATACCGATTACCACACCGCGCTGCTCTCGGCGGACGTGCTGCTGCGGGATGGCTCCGGCCTGGCCATCCTGTTTCGTCGCCTCGGTCTGGAACCGGGGCTGAACATGAATGGTACTGATTTCATCCCCAAACTGCTGGCCGCGTACAAAGGCCGGCGCGTGGCTTTCTGGGGGACTGAAGAACCTTTTCTAACCAATGCCGTGCGGCAGAGCGAAGCGCAGTTTGCGGTCAATGTCGTCTCTGCTCACCATGGCTTCGCACCCGTGGATACTTACATTGACCTTGCCCGGGAGTTTCAGCCGGAACTGGTGGTGCTGGGCATGGGCATGCCCAAGCAAGAAGCCGTCGCTGCCAGGCTGGCCGACAGTGGTGTGCCGTGTCTGGTCGTGTGCGGCGGGGCGATCCTGGACTTTCTCGGCGGCAAGGTGACTCGCGCTCCACAGTGGGTGCGTCGTATCGGTTGCGAGTGGGTGTTCAGACTCATCACTGAGCCAAAGCGACTGTTCCGTCGTTATGTGATGGGTAATCCGCTGTTTTTATTGCGTACTTTGATCTTCAGGCAAGCCTGACGTAACAGTTCTTTTGATCCCTCACTGAAGCTTTTCCGGCGCCATAAAAACAGCGTCTGAAATATCTTGCAAAACTTCGGCGTTGCACCTTTACTCAGGTTGAAGTTTCGACTTGACGGGTGTGCTTTGGGTTATTTGCTTCATTAAGATTGGCGTCAACAAAATGTTGTCAAGAAATCTTGAGTTTCAGGGAAGGAGTTGCGAGTTTTTCGCAAGAAGGAGGGTGGCAGGCTCAAAGTGGATGGCGGATTGTATCGAGACTGTAATATCCGCACAGTTTGGATAATGTGCTTAGTTGTCACGCTTTCATTTCGAGTCTTTGTTTTATTGATTTGAAACTCAAATGGCCCTTCCTTGAATTGTGCTGATAACCAAATGAAAGAATATATAGCGAAATTAATACGTCAGTTATTGACTCCTTCGGTGCGATTCGAGCTAAGGAACGTTGTCGCCTGGCTACGGGATATTCTTGGTCGAGCCTGTTTTTGGCGCTGGGAAATTGTCAGGTTCAAACTGCGGGAAGACAGCGCCTATGACATTCTCTACGCGGGCAGGAAAACACAGCGGGAGTTTGTGAAGGTTTTACTGGGCGTTCAATCTCAAGCTGTTGATGCTCAATTGAAGTTGGGCAAGTCAGACCGGACAGTGTTGGTCAGTGAAATACCGACCCCGGGTGCCTTGTATGTGCCTCAGTACCTGAGTGCTGTCGTGCCACTGAGCAGGTCAATCGACGAGATCACCGCGAGATACAACACCGAGCTGCGCCGGAACCTGCGCAAGAACCGTCTGCGCTACCGCATGAAACAAGCGCTGAACGATGACGAGATTGAAGTCGCAGACCGGGAAATGCTTCAACCCTATGCCGCGGCTCGACATGGTTCGGCCGCCTCGCAAATTGAAGCGCACGAAGTTCAACGGGTGGCAAAAGTCGCTGGGCGACTCGATCTGGTGCTGCTGGAAGACCAGATTGTTGCATGCCATCTTGGTTGCGTAGTCACGCGGGCAGGGAAGCGTTATTGGAGTACCGTGCGCTTCGGTTATCCCGATGTAGTGTTTTCGGATACAAAGAAGTTGCGTGAAGTCAACTCCATTACCACGTTCATGGCGCTTGAATGGGCGATTGAAAATGGTTTTGACTATTACGATATCGGCACTTGCCTGGCGCGCCCGGACGACGGACTTCTCGAATGGAAAAGACGACGCGGCGGTGATGTCGATACGCTGGGTAATCACGGCTATCTGTTTGTTCAACTGCCCAAAACAGGTGCCGCGCAGTTTCTCTGGGAGGCGCCGCTATTTGCTGTAGAGGGCAAGCACCTGACACTTCATCTCGGGTTGCCGGAAGGGCCGAGTGACGAGGAAGTTGCGCACCGATATCGCGAAATGGGCTTTGGTGGACTTTTCAAGGTATATATCCATTGTTCAAGGGTGCCCGGAGAAGCACTTCTCGATACCCTGCGTAGCCGTTACACGCATTTGAAGTCACCCCCTGTTCTGGAAAGTGTCGTATCCACCTGAACACATTCTTGTGTTTAGAGAACGTCAGTTTCGATAAAGAACGCCAGTTGCTGTTTGTCCATATCTGGATGGGGTGCCTATGTCTCAATTTAATGCATTGACCCTTGGCGGCCAATCAAAGTGGAGCCTTGCTGCTTACAAGCACCTTTTTCATACATGCATCACACGGACGCCCTCATTACCCCTGCAGAGCCAGGCCGTGAAAACCTGGGAAATTGCCCCGGGCGAAACCGCGATCGCGCCGCCTGCTTTCTACCTGCCCAATCAGCTCGAGCGTGTGACGGGGTGGGCCGAGGCGCTTTTTTATCCTCACGAGCATCCTCGACGCACCATGGAAGGGGTCGGTCGTGTGCAACATAACCCGACCCGGGGTTACTTGTTGAAGGATGTCTGGCTGATCGATGGCACGCTCTACAAAGGCAATGCCAAATCGTGGTTGACCCCTGGTTCTGGCCGGTTACCGGGCATTCGCGTAGAAAACGAAATCGATCGCGGCGCGTTGTATTGCACGGCGGGGGGAAACAAATGGTTCGGCACCTGGCTGATGGATGATTGTTTAACGTATCGACTGGCCAGCGACGAAGGGATCCCGGTGACCACGGCGCCCTGTGCCGATAATGTTTCCATCGCCAGGAACGGCATCATTCACGCCCCCGGTTACGAGAACTGGCTGGACATGAGGCCCGTTCGTTTACGTAATGCTTTTTTTCGTGAACTGGTGATCTTTGACGACCTGAGCCAAAACCGGCACAAGCACCTGCGTTTCCGGGCGATGGGTGAAAAACTGCTGTCACACGTCAACGCCAGCGCTCATCCAGGCGTGTTCATCCTGCGAGGTGGCAAGGGTGAGTTGCGATTGTTGCGCAATGAGAGGGCGCTTGCGGAGCGTCTGCGTGACCGTAGAGGCTTTCGCATTCTCGACCCGGCGACCTCCGATGTTCCAACCATTGTCGCCGCCTGTGCGGGGGCAAGAACCGTGATAGGGATCGAGGGGAGTCAGCTTATCCATGGGGTCAATGTGCTTCCCCCGGGTGGCTCGCTGCTGGTTTTGCAGCCGCCGGATCGTTTCGTCTGTTTCTTCAAGTACCTGACCGACCGTGACCGGCAGAACTTTGGTTTTGTGGTCGGTACGCCAGCGGGAAGCGGTTTTACTATCGATCCCGATGAAGTCGAGCGCACGCTGGATCTGTTTCCGTCATCGTACGGCGAGGCATGAACCTCGCCTTTACTCATGTCCGACTAGTAGGCTTGTTTGCCGGAGAAGGCAGATACCGTCCGTAAAAGAATGATGAAGTCGAGCCAGAGCGACCAGTTGTTGATGTACTCGATATCCGAATCGACTCGCCGAATCATTTGTTCGATATCTTTCGTTTCGCCGCGAAGACCACGTACCTGAGCCAGGCCGGTGATGCCAGGTTTAATGTTGTGGCGCGCAAAGTAGCCCGAGACATCGGGTGAGTACTGCACGTCGTGTTGAATCGCGTGCGGGCGAGGGCCTACCAGCGACATTTCTCCCATCAACACGTTGAACAACTGCGGCAGCTCATCCAGGCTGGTTTTCCGAATAAAGGCGCCCACCCTGGTCACCCGTGGATCATTCTTTTGCGCCTGCTTGACGGTGCCGTCCGATGGCTGATGGACCACCATGCTTCTGAACTTCCAGATCCGGAAAACTTCGCCACTCCACCCCATGCGTTGCTGCCGAAAGAACACCGGGCCGGGGTTATCGATCTTGATCGCAAGGGCGACAAGCGCCAGCACTGGCGCGGCAAACAGCAGGATGAGAAAAGCCCCGACCTTGTCTTCGAGATTTTTCAGAAACAGTCGCATACCCATCAGCGGTGTTTCGGACAAGGTCAGCACGGGAATGCCGGCAATCTCGCGAACACTGTGGTTGATCAACTTCAAGGCGAAAATGTCAGGCACCCAGTTAACCCTGACGTGTTTGTCGAACAGGCTTAAATAAACCTTCTGGATAACTTCGGAGCCACCGACAGGGGTGACGAAATAGACGGTACGAATGGCATGTTTGACAACCAGCTCATCAAGATCAGAGATATTGCCCAGTATCGACAGACGGGGTGCGCCTTCCTGGCCTTCCTTTGCCCAGTCATCGTCCGGACCAATCAACACACAGCCGACGATGCGTTCGCCGAGCCAGGGGTTATTGCTGATTTTCTTGTGGAGGTAGCTGGCCAGCTCGCCCGAGCCAATGATCAGCGAATTTTCCAGTTGCGTCGAATGAGCCAGAAACTTCTTCTGCATTTCCCGAGTGGCAAGGTGCAAGAACAACTGGGCGAAATAGCCAAGGACAAATAGCTCCCCAACCAGTAGTCGCGAGTACTGTTCGCTTGTCTTGGTCAGAAACGCCATGGCCACTAGAAATCCAAAGGTCGCGGTCCACGCCTTCAGAAGCTTGAAGGCTTTGACGGTGAATCCGACATTGCTGCGGTAGATAGCGTAGTGGTCGTACACCACGGCCAATGCCCCAAGCAGCAGCAGGAGCATGATGACGTAGTCTTGCGAAATGAAGCCGATATGATAATTGATCAAAAACCACGCGACACCGGTGACCGCAACACAATCGAGACCGGCCTGAATAACGATACTGGTGCTGCTTCTTCGCTGTAGAACGGAGCGGGTACTGTTGGGCTCAAAAATCATTTTCAGACCTCATTTGCTTTCCCTTGCGCTCGATAATGACGGGGTTCAGGTCAAGGCGGCCCTCGCTTGAGAGCCTCGGCGTCACCGACAAGCTACTCATACTTGTGACAGGTATCTACCCTCAAATGTGTAAAACCGGTGAGACGGAGACGGGTGCTATCACTTTAGCACCACTGTGCAAACATTCACTGAATCACTGCCGTTTCATACAACAATCAAGTCAAAAAATGAAGCCGGGCAGGAGGGGGCGAGCAAACACGGGGTGACGCATCCGCGGCGTTTACCGCAGGCTTGTTTGATCAGCAGTCTTGGAGAGGTAACCCGCGCGAGACAGAAGTCGTGCGGGGCAGGTTCAAGGGGCAGGGCGGGAACCGTAGTCCCCGTTTTCACAGTGTCGGTTCGGTCAAACCGTTGTCAGTTGTTCATCCCGTCTTCAATGGCGATGCCTTGCGCACGCATCTGCTTGATCAGTTCTGCGCGGGTGCCGGGGAGGTTGAGCATGGTTTTTGCGCGCAGCGCCGCCACTTCTTCTGCGCTGTAAGGCTGATAATCCGCAGGCGTGCTTTTGC
Proteins encoded in this window:
- a CDS encoding WecB/TagA/CpsF family glycosyltransferase; the encoded protein is MHASSWQHRWQTITRKLRVVSDVDDEQRLIEVLSRPDATTVLGFANAHAMNLVAINTDYHTALLSADVLLRDGSGLAILFRRLGLEPGLNMNGTDFIPKLLAAYKGRRVAFWGTEEPFLTNAVRQSEAQFAVNVVSAHHGFAPVDTYIDLAREFQPELVVLGMGMPKQEAVAARLADSGVPCLVVCGGAILDFLGGKVTRAPQWVRRIGCEWVFRLITEPKRLFRRYVMGNPLFLLRTLIFRQA
- a CDS encoding glycosyltransferase 61 family protein, whose protein sequence is MSQFNALTLGGQSKWSLAAYKHLFHTCITRTPSLPLQSQAVKTWEIAPGETAIAPPAFYLPNQLERVTGWAEALFYPHEHPRRTMEGVGRVQHNPTRGYLLKDVWLIDGTLYKGNAKSWLTPGSGRLPGIRVENEIDRGALYCTAGGNKWFGTWLMDDCLTYRLASDEGIPVTTAPCADNVSIARNGIIHAPGYENWLDMRPVRLRNAFFRELVIFDDLSQNRHKHLRFRAMGEKLLSHVNASAHPGVFILRGGKGELRLLRNERALAERLRDRRGFRILDPATSDVPTIVAACAGARTVIGIEGSQLIHGVNVLPPGGSLLVLQPPDRFVCFFKYLTDRDRQNFGFVVGTPAGSGFTIDPDEVERTLDLFPSSYGEA
- a CDS encoding undecaprenyl-phosphate glucose phosphotransferase, which codes for MIFEPNSTRSVLQRRSSTSIVIQAGLDCVAVTGVAWFLINYHIGFISQDYVIMLLLLLGALAVVYDHYAIYRSNVGFTVKAFKLLKAWTATFGFLVAMAFLTKTSEQYSRLLVGELFVLGYFAQLFLHLATREMQKKFLAHSTQLENSLIIGSGELASYLHKKISNNPWLGERIVGCVLIGPDDDWAKEGQEGAPRLSILGNISDLDELVVKHAIRTVYFVTPVGGSEVIQKVYLSLFDKHVRVNWVPDIFALKLINHSVREIAGIPVLTLSETPLMGMRLFLKNLEDKVGAFLILLFAAPVLALVALAIKIDNPGPVFFRQQRMGWSGEVFRIWKFRSMVVHQPSDGTVKQAQKNDPRVTRVGAFIRKTSLDELPQLFNVLMGEMSLVGPRPHAIQHDVQYSPDVSGYFARHNIKPGITGLAQVRGLRGETKDIEQMIRRVDSDIEYINNWSLWLDFIILLRTVSAFSGKQAY